One part of the Sphingobacterium sp. LZ7M1 genome encodes these proteins:
- the trmD gene encoding tRNA (guanosine(37)-N1)-methyltransferase TrmD translates to MRFDIITVLPQLLDSPFAHSILQRAQKKGLCSIHVHNLRDYSVNKQKSVDDYPYGGGSGMVMQIAPFAACIEKLKSEREYDEIIYMTPDGETLNQGIANGLSSAKNIMILCGHYKGIDQRIRDIYVTREISIGDYVLSGGELPAAILVDSIVRIIPGVLSDETSALSDSFQDGLLDAPIYTRPVDWNGHKVPDILLSGHEAKITEWRHEQQLIRTKQRRPDLLND, encoded by the coding sequence ATGCGTTTTGACATCATCACCGTATTACCCCAATTATTGGACAGCCCCTTTGCTCATTCTATTCTTCAGCGTGCGCAAAAAAAAGGGTTGTGTTCCATCCATGTTCACAATTTGAGAGATTATTCCGTGAACAAACAGAAATCAGTGGACGATTATCCTTATGGTGGTGGATCCGGAATGGTCATGCAAATTGCGCCCTTTGCAGCGTGTATAGAGAAACTAAAATCTGAGCGCGAATATGACGAGATCATCTATATGACTCCAGATGGGGAGACCTTAAACCAAGGGATCGCCAATGGGCTTAGCTCAGCCAAGAATATCATGATATTATGTGGGCACTATAAAGGGATTGACCAACGGATCAGGGACATTTACGTGACCCGCGAAATATCCATCGGTGACTATGTACTGTCAGGTGGGGAATTACCGGCAGCCATATTGGTAGATTCTATCGTCAGGATCATTCCAGGTGTGCTATCCGACGAAACCTCTGCCCTCTCCGACTCCTTCCAAGATGGCCTATTGGATGCGCCAATCTATACCCGACCGGTAGACTGGAATGGCCATAAAGTACCTGATATTCTATTGAGTGGACATGAAGCCAAAATCACAGAATGGCGTCATGAGCAACAACTTATACGAACGAAACAAAGAAGACCGGATTTGCTAAATGACTAA
- a CDS encoding carboxypeptidase-like regulatory domain-containing protein — MKQRLLSVLLLCTMLIGVVHAQDRQVSGKVTAASDGSPIAGASVRVVDLNSATQTDEFGNYSISVPANGKLTFSYIGYESQTITVGSQTTINVRLVGGENDLEEVVVTALGIERTRKSIGYSVQQVKGEDLTQARQADLNTALAGKVSGIQIRTGSGAKFGTAAIRIRGINNLTGGNPIYVVDGVITGPEYVNNDDIESLSVLKGPAATALYGQRGAEGAVVIKTKSGKATPGIGIEVNQATSFENVYGLPAYQNEYGGGYNQEFSTFKYNPAIHADYLKALDGAQYYNFSADESWGHKLDGSMIAPWYAWDPPILNSVN; from the coding sequence ATGAAACAAAGATTACTCAGTGTTCTGTTGCTGTGTACTATGCTAATTGGCGTCGTGCATGCACAAGATCGGCAAGTGAGTGGTAAAGTGACAGCGGCATCTGACGGCAGCCCTATTGCAGGCGCTTCAGTTAGAGTTGTAGATCTTAATTCCGCTACACAAACTGATGAATTTGGAAATTATTCAATTTCCGTACCAGCGAATGGCAAATTAACCTTTTCCTACATCGGTTATGAATCCCAAACCATTACCGTTGGCTCCCAAACAACTATTAATGTGCGTTTAGTTGGTGGAGAAAATGACCTGGAAGAAGTCGTAGTAACTGCTCTAGGTATTGAAAGAACTAGAAAATCAATCGGTTACTCGGTTCAACAAGTAAAAGGAGAGGACCTTACACAGGCTAGACAAGCAGATTTAAACACTGCTCTAGCGGGTAAAGTTTCCGGTATCCAAATCAGAACTGGTTCTGGTGCTAAATTCGGTACTGCAGCTATCCGTATCCGTGGTATTAATAACTTGACAGGTGGTAACCCAATCTACGTTGTGGATGGTGTGATCACAGGTCCTGAATATGTTAACAACGACGATATCGAAAGCCTATCCGTTTTGAAAGGCCCTGCAGCAACTGCGCTATACGGTCAACGTGGTGCAGAAGGTGCGGTCGTGATCAAAACCAAATCGGGTAAAGCAACTCCTGGAATCGGTATTGAAGTAAACCAAGCCACTTCATTTGAAAATGTTTATGGCTTACCAGCATATCAAAACGAATATGGTGGTGGTTACAACCAAGAATTCTCTACGTTTAAATACAATCCTGCTATTCATGCTGATTATTTGAAAGCCTTAGACGGTGCTCAATATTACAACTTCTCAGCGGATGAAAGTTGGGGTCATAAGTTGGACGGATCAATGATCGCACCTTGGTACGCTTGGGATCCACCCATCCTAAATTCGGTCAATTAG
- a CDS encoding aminodeoxychorismate/anthranilate synthase component II yields the protein MSKPILVIDNYDSFTYNLVHLLQELNERYEVVRNDKFELEDIEKYDKILLSPGPGIPEEAGLLLDVIRKYAPTKSILGICLGQQAIAEVFGGKLYNMPKPLHGVATSIQVTDPSEPLFENFPEDSKIGRYHSWAVDPDSLNEDLKVTAVDPNGVIMALSHTKYDVKGMQFHPESILTDNGKTLIANWIKGKN from the coding sequence ATGAGCAAGCCAATATTAGTAATCGACAACTACGACTCCTTCACCTATAACCTGGTGCACCTCCTTCAAGAATTGAACGAGCGCTATGAAGTCGTTAGAAATGACAAGTTTGAACTCGAGGATATCGAGAAATACGACAAGATCTTGTTATCGCCAGGTCCAGGCATTCCTGAGGAAGCCGGTCTGTTATTGGATGTCATCCGTAAATATGCGCCAACCAAAAGTATCCTTGGAATATGCCTAGGACAACAGGCTATTGCGGAGGTATTTGGTGGCAAGCTCTACAATATGCCTAAACCCCTGCATGGGGTGGCTACCAGTATACAGGTGACAGACCCTTCTGAACCTCTTTTCGAGAATTTCCCGGAAGATTCTAAAATCGGCCGTTACCATTCTTGGGCAGTGGATCCTGACAGTTTAAACGAGGACCTAAAGGTTACTGCGGTAGACCCGAACGGTGTAATTATGGCCCTGAGCCATACGAAATATGATGTAAAAGGCATGCAGTTCCACCCTGAGTCCATCTTGACCGATAATGGAAAAACATTGATCGCCAATTGGATCAAGGGCAAGAATTAA
- a CDS encoding anthranilate synthase component I family protein yields the protein MNFKFKTNHKKILADTTTPVSIYLRLRDTFPNSLLLESSEYHSRDNNISYICCQPIASIILENDELSISLPNQKKTVKNAKDLNLREEVSKFRKSFEADPVPDVNVISNGLFGYFSFEAVEFYEDIELTAKENNRRKIPTLQYHIYKYVIAIDHFRNQLHVFENLLENEPSDLDRLQFLIQNKNFPEYTFQVKGEESSNMKDEDFKALVNKMKEHIQRGDVFQIVPSRAFETPFSGDEFNVYRALRSINPSPYLFYFDYGDFKLFGSSPEAQLTIKNDQATIYPIAGTFKRTGNMDLDEKIAEELKNDPKESAEHVMLVDLARNDLSRHCHHVQVKSYKEAQYYSHVIHLVSKVSGTLNPNTNPFDVVGDTFPAGTLSGAPKHMAITLIDRYEGLQRSFYSGAIGFMGFNGDFNHAIMIRSFLSKQNVLHYQAGAGIVLDSDPEKELQEVNNKISALRRALELAETL from the coding sequence ATGAACTTTAAATTCAAAACTAACCATAAGAAGATCTTAGCGGACACGACTACACCGGTAAGCATCTACCTTAGACTGCGCGACACTTTCCCCAACAGCCTGCTCTTGGAAAGTTCGGAGTACCATAGCCGGGACAACAACATCAGCTATATCTGTTGCCAACCGATCGCCAGCATCATCTTGGAAAATGACGAACTGAGCATCAGCCTACCGAACCAGAAGAAAACCGTAAAGAACGCGAAGGATCTTAACCTGAGGGAAGAGGTTTCAAAATTCAGGAAATCTTTTGAAGCAGATCCAGTTCCTGATGTAAATGTGATTTCCAATGGCCTTTTCGGATATTTCAGCTTTGAGGCCGTGGAATTCTATGAGGACATTGAACTAACGGCCAAAGAAAACAACAGACGGAAAATTCCGACGCTGCAATACCATATCTACAAATACGTCATCGCAATTGACCATTTCAGGAACCAATTGCATGTGTTTGAAAACCTATTGGAAAACGAACCTTCTGATTTAGACAGGCTTCAATTCCTGATCCAGAACAAGAACTTCCCTGAATATACCTTCCAAGTAAAAGGTGAGGAATCTTCAAACATGAAGGACGAAGACTTCAAGGCCTTGGTCAATAAAATGAAGGAACATATACAGAGAGGTGATGTTTTTCAGATCGTTCCTTCAAGGGCGTTTGAAACTCCTTTTTCGGGAGATGAATTCAATGTCTATAGAGCACTGCGTTCGATCAACCCTTCTCCTTATCTATTCTATTTTGATTATGGAGATTTTAAGCTCTTCGGTTCATCCCCAGAGGCCCAGCTAACGATCAAGAATGATCAGGCAACCATCTACCCTATTGCCGGAACATTTAAGCGTACGGGGAATATGGACCTCGATGAAAAGATTGCGGAAGAATTGAAAAATGACCCGAAAGAAAGTGCTGAGCATGTCATGCTGGTTGACCTAGCCCGAAACGACTTAAGCAGGCACTGCCATCATGTGCAGGTTAAATCGTACAAGGAGGCGCAATACTATTCGCATGTTATCCATTTGGTGTCCAAAGTCAGCGGAACGTTGAACCCAAACACCAATCCTTTTGATGTGGTTGGTGACACCTTCCCGGCAGGAACCCTATCTGGCGCCCCTAAACATATGGCCATTACCCTGATCGACCGTTATGAAGGCCTTCAAAGGTCTTTTTATTCAGGTGCTATTGGTTTTATGGGCTTTAATGGGGATTTTAACCATGCCATCATGATCCGTTCCTTCCTGAGCAAGCAGAATGTACTGCATTATCAAGCTGGAGCTGGAATTGTATTGGATTCAGATCCCGAAAAAGAATTACAAGAAGTAAATAATAAGATATCAGCTCTTCGCAGGGCTTTAGAATTAGCGGAAACCTTATAA